The proteins below are encoded in one region of Ursus arctos isolate Adak ecotype North America unplaced genomic scaffold, UrsArc2.0 scaffold_24, whole genome shotgun sequence:
- the DHRS13 gene encoding dehydrogenase/reductase SDR family member 13, with the protein MEALLLGAGLLLGAYVLVYYNLVKAPPCGGIASLRGRTAVVTGANSGIGKMTALELARRGARVVLACRSRERGEAAAFDLRQESGNNEIIFMALDLASLASVRAFATAFLSSEPRLDILIHNAGISSCGRTHKPFNLLLRVNHIGPFLLTHLLLPRLKTCAPSRVVVVSSAAHRRGRLDFTRLDRPVVGWRQELRAYADSKLANVLFARELAAQLEGTGVTCYAAHPGPVNSELFLRHVPGWLRPLLRPLAWLVLRAPRGGAQTPLYCALQEGIEPLSGRYFANCHVEEVPPAARDDRAAHRLWEASKRLAGLGPGEGAEPDEDPQPEDTGAPSSLSSPHPEEPTVSEPHPSPQSSPDLSKVTRRIQVKTEPEP; encoded by the exons ATGGAGGCGCTGCTGCTGGGCGCCGGGTTGCTGCTGGGCGCCTACGTGCTTGTCTATTACAACCTGGTGAAGGCCCCGCCCTGCGGCGGTATAGCCAGCCTGCGCGGCCGCACGGCCGTGGTCACGG GCGCCAACAGCGGCATCGGGAAGATGACGGCGCTGGAGCTGGCGCGCCGGGGAGCGCGCGTGGTGCTGGCCTGTCGGAGCCGGGAGCGCGGTGAGGCAGCCGCCTTCGACCTCCGCCAG GAGAGTGGGAACAATGAGATCATCTTCATGGCCTTGGACTTGGCGAGTCTGGCCTCCGTGCGGGCCTTTGCCACTGCCTTCCTGAGCTCTGAGCCACGGCTGGACATCCTCATCCACAATGCCG GGATCAGTTCCTGTGGCCGGACCCACAAGCCGTTTAACCTGCTGCTGCGAGTGAACCACATTGGCCCCTTCCTGCTGACACATCTGCTGCTGCCCCGGCTGAAGACATGCGCCCCTAGCCGCGTGGTGGTGGTATCCTCAGCTGCCCACCGGCGAGGGCGCCTTGACTTCACGCGCCTGGACCGCCCGGTGGTGGGCTGGCGGCAGGAGCTGCGGGCATACGCCGACAGTAAGCTGGCCAACGTGTTGTTTGCCAGGGAGCTCGCCGCTCAGCTTGAGGGTACTGGTGTCACCTGCTATGCAGCCCACCCAG GGCCTGTGAACTCGGAGCTTTTCCTGCGCCACGTTCCTGGATGGCTGCGCCCACTTTTGCGCCCACTAGCCTGGCTTGTGCTGCGGGCACCAAGAGGGGGTGCCCAGACACCCCTGTACTGCGCTCTACAGGAGGGCATTGAGCCCCTCAGTGGGAGATATTTTGCCAACTGCCACGTGGAGGAGGTGCCCCCAGCCGCCCGAGATGACCGTGCAGCTCACCGGCTGTGGGAGGCCAGCAAAAGGCTGGCAGGGCTTGGGCCTGGCGAGGGGGCCGAACCTGATGAAGATCCCCAGCCTGAGGACACAGGGGCCCCATCTTCCCTGAGCAGCCCCCACCCAGAGGAGCCCACAGTTTCTgaaccccaccccagccctcagaGTTCACcagacttgtccaaggtcacacgcCGAATTCAGGTTAAAACCGAACCTGAGCCCTAA